atttatCTGCAGTAATcctgataatcgattaatcgtttcagtTAAGCAAAAACAGACTGTTCTACAGATGAAGCAAGCAAATGGACATCACAGTGTCCTCTGAGGAACTGTGAATGCcaatttttcactgtttttttaaatatttcatgaaaatccgttagttgcagccctagattTAACTGTGAAATCATCAACATGAATGTAACCGATGGCAAGAAAACTCATTCACATCCGGCCAACACCCAGATCCTCCTAATGAGGTCATTATCGGTGCCGATACGATCAGGAAGATGGGATCGATGCATCTCTTATAATCAGATTTAATGTGCACTGCCTCTCCAAAGTTATTATATGATCAAGTGTTGTAAATTGCTTTGCAGCGAGCGTGCGTTCATTCTCAAGACGATAGAGATAGTTGTCCTGATTTCGGTTGAAAAAAGTTTGATTTGTCCTTTATTGGATTCGACcagtaaatcaataaatcactcCTCACTGGGGAGTCTCATCTACGTTTATCTTCAGTCTGAGACGTCCCACATTTCCCTAATGTAAAATGTCTCTGAAGAAATAATTGtcaaaacatgatttattaGGCATAATGAGTCTGTTCTCTCCCCGgtatcattttatttgtatcatGGTTGATTGTGACTCCGCTCCAGCTTGATATATTCATGTAAATTTAAAATCCTGACAGTGAGGAATACAGTATAATGACTGTATGAAACCCTCAGAGATCGGGTGTGACCTTACAGCGTTTTGTCGGCGAGGGAGTGGGGAGACCAATAACACGAGCGAGTGTGTTTCCAGTCTAGAAATAAACCTGCAGCCATGTTGCTTTCCCCCGGTCTCTCGTGGCCACCGTCGGCGGAAACGTCAGCATCTCTCGTATGATGGATTTCTCCCTGTATGACTGTTGAATGTCGGCAGACACACAAAGCAGCACTAGAAAGAAACATTTGCTTCTTCATTCCGACACCAGAAACCTGATGTTTATCATTGATCTTTTAGATAAAATGAAGAATGTTTCCCATCAAACTCCACTGTCACTACTTTTGGAAGTATCTCAATGTGACAGTGATTGattaagtcaaaataaaaaaaaaacagaaaataacaaacgGGCCCTGTCGTGGCAGTTCACCTCTCGCGTTTGACTTCTATGAGGAAAGAAACTATTTCTCAGTACGGCTGTCACACTTCCTCTTTAATGCTCAGCGCATGGCACACTCGCACTCGACACGAGCTGCTGCAGAGGAGCGAGCGCCTGAAGAGTGGGGCTAAGACTTCCTTCACACCAACCCATGGCGTGAAGAGATGCTTTCTCTTTCACACGGGAACACACCGTTCAGACTCACAGACTCGGTTTCTATGACTGTGGCTAAGCATTTTAACCTTTTTCACAAGTTCGCACAAGCATTTTGTTCATATTCATACAGTAATTTCCCTCACAGCCCTGAAATATGAGCCACATTGTCAGCAGATGTTTGTAGCTGTGGTAAATTGTTTTAGTGTGGATTCTTGATTTCAAACGAGTCCTCTGGGACTAGCGGACCTCTAAATGTCCCTGAATCTCACTTCTTGGCAGATGTTTTGCTTGTACATCACAGTTCTCTGTCCCCCCCTTTTTTCTGTCCGTCTGCAGGCTGTAGACCTCAGTAAGCCGATAGACAAGAGGATCTACAAGGGGACTCAGCCGACGTGTCACGACTTCAACCAGTACTCCGCCACGGCAGAGAGCGTAGCTCTCATCGTGGGTTTCTCGGCCGGACAGGTCCAGTATCTCGACCCCATCAAGAAGGAAACCAGTAAACTCTTCAATGAGGAGGTATTACATTTGTATCTGCAAATATTAGATTTCCTCTGTGTTAGGGAAAGTTGTAATCAAAGGTTGCTGCAGTTCAGCAGAGGTAGTAATTTGTCcttgcattgatttttttttttttccctacttTAGATGCTGTGATGTGGCCTAGACATTCAGACACTGTATTCATTGTTGTCCGTCTAaaatgctttgattttttttttttttctctctctgtgtctcctgaACTGCCTGTCTGTTTAATGGGATTCTCTTTAATGGGACTCCCTATTAAATTTAAGAGGCTtggagtgtatgtgtgcacgACTGCATGCAGACTTTCCTGTTTGCGTGTCTTCTGAATCTATTCACTTCCTTGGGATTCGCTTTTTTCTAAATCTTTTTCTTTCGTAATCTTCTGCTCCCttggttttctctctctgttggtttcagtctgtctctttGCAGCTCACGCTTGTTTCTAGATCTCTACAGCGCTTCTCTGTCTTCCAAGGCTTCTGTTCTCTATGTGCTTCTCTCAGTAGTTTATATTtcgttttttgggggttttttttagatttcacATTTTGCTAGCGATGATGTGACTCTACCTAGTGTCCACATAATACAATAAACTTTGTCTTATCTTTATTTTACTCTTACTTTTATTCTTGTCTCCCCCGTgcctccttctttctttccatctcctcttccatccttccttctttcctatTTTTCCCCGCCTTTCCTCCAATCCACGTCCTTCCTGTCTTCTAGAGGTTGATAGACAAATCCAAGGTGACGTGTCTAAAATGGCTTCCCAAGTCGGAGAACCTGTTCCTGGCCTCCCATGCAAGCGGCCACCTCTACCTCTACAATGTGGACCACCCATGTGGCACCACGGCCCCACAGTACTCTCTGCTGCGACAGGGCGAAGGCTTCGCCGTATACGCCTGTAAAACTAAGACGCCGCGCAACCCGCTTTTGCGATGGGCCGTGGGCGAGGGAGGCCTCAACGAGTTTGCTTTCTCCCCGGACGGCGTGCATGTGGCGTGTGTGGGCCAGGACGGCTGCCTGCGCGTCTTCCACTTTGACTCGATGGAGCTGCAAGGGGTGATGAAGAGTTACTTTGGCGGGCTGCTGTGTGTGTCGTGGAGCCCCGATGGGAAATATCTCGCCACAGGTGGAGAGGATGACCTGGTTACCGTCTGGTCATTTGCAGAGAGCCGTGTGGTAGCGAGGGGTCACGGCCATAAGTCCTGGGTCAACGTGGTGGCGTTTGACCCCTTCACGACCTCCTTGGAAGATGAAGAGCCCATGGAGCTTAGCGGCAGTGAGGAGGACCTCCACCAGGGGGCGCCAAATAACTCCATGCACTTTGGCCGGGTTCGAACCAGCAGCACGTTGTCGCGTCTTTCCCGGCACAGCTCTAAAGGTGGCGGTTCGGCGGCGGTCACGTACCGGTTTGGTTCAGTGGGGCAGGACACCCAGTTCTGTCTGTGGGACCTGACGGATGATGTGCTGTACCCACGCCTGCCGCTGTCCCGCGCCTTCACTAACACTTTCGGACCCTCGCTGTCCAACTCTGGCAGCGGAGGGGTCAACAGCACCTCAGGtgggggaggggtggagggacACCATCACCCGCCTAACACTAACACCGGCACCACCAACCCACCAACACTCCCCTTGCCCCTTCCTCGCTCCCTCTCGCGCTCCAACTCCCTGCCCCACCCCGCCGTGGCAAACGCCTCCAAGGGCCAGGGCGCCTCGGAGGGCggcgggggaggaggaggagggggagggagcaGCGGCGGAGGAAACAGCACCCCGTTCAGCATCGGCCGCTTTGCCACGCTGTCACTCCAGGAGCGCAAGTCGGACAAGTCTGGTGGCAGCGGCGGGGTGGAGAAGGAGCACAAGCGTTACCACAGCCTGGGCAACATCAGCAAGAGCAACGATAAGATCAACGTGGCGCCGAGGAGCAACCGGCTGGACGCGGCCAAGGTCCTGGGCACCACACTGTGCCCACGCATGCATGAAGTGCCCCTGCTGGAGCCGCTAGTGTGCAAGAAGATTGCACACGAGAGGCTGACCGTCCTGGTGTTCATGGACGACTGCATCATCACAGCCTGCCAAGAGGGTCTCATCTGTACCTGGGCACGACCGGGGAAGGCGGTACGGCTTTGATTAACTCTTTTATtaggaaaaacattgataatacATCAATACTTCGGCTGAAACTTACAATTATTCTCATTGTAAGCAAtcaatctgtcagttattttttcaattaattgtttagtcgaCTCAGTGTAAGTAATgggtgaaaaatgcccatcacaagttctcagagcccaaggtgacatcaaTTAACAActgattaaaaagtaaaaaacatgatgatgaagaagatgaagctGACATGTCCAATATAGTTTAATGTCCAGGTGTAGGGTGATGacatgttacatgttttacatacaTACGATACATGTCAGCAttgttacatttaaataaaatgcaaccgATGTAATGTATATAGGACTTCTAGCCATAGCTAATTTGCAGTCTTTGTCCCTGTTTAAGCTTTTAAGGGATAAAACCCATAATAAAACTCTCTGAT
This is a stretch of genomic DNA from Thunnus albacares chromosome 6, fThuAlb1.1, whole genome shotgun sequence. It encodes these proteins:
- the zmp:0000000529 gene encoding WD repeat-containing protein 20, with amino-acid sequence MAGDGGALKDINEIKSQFRTREGFYKLLTLSDSQQRGGLPRGPSAGATLGPGAGAGPIPGGGVGLLQGPGAAAAAAAAAAAAASSSSNAAANSSPAGFLPPVRVSMVKLQPEDPSEESERVCFNIGRELYFYTYTNIKKAVDLSKPIDKRIYKGTQPTCHDFNQYSATAESVALIVGFSAGQVQYLDPIKKETSKLFNEERLIDKSKVTCLKWLPKSENLFLASHASGHLYLYNVDHPCGTTAPQYSLLRQGEGFAVYACKTKTPRNPLLRWAVGEGGLNEFAFSPDGVHVACVGQDGCLRVFHFDSMELQGVMKSYFGGLLCVSWSPDGKYLATGGEDDLVTVWSFAESRVVARGHGHKSWVNVVAFDPFTTSLEDEEPMELSGSEEDLHQGAPNNSMHFGRVRTSSTLSRLSRHSSKGGGSAAVTYRFGSVGQDTQFCLWDLTDDVLYPRLPLSRAFTNTFGPSLSNSGSGGVNSTSGGGGVEGHHHPPNTNTGTTNPPTLPLPLPRSLSRSNSLPHPAVANASKGQGASEGGGGGGGGGGSSGGGNSTPFSIGRFATLSLQERKSDKSGGSGGVEKEHKRYHSLGNISKSNDKINVAPRSNRLDAAKVLGTTLCPRMHEVPLLEPLVCKKIAHERLTVLVFMDDCIITACQEGLICTWARPGKANLTAQNGNSPSGTVV